Part of the Rhizobium tropici CIAT 899 genome, GATGATTTGTTTTTTCGCAATCATGCCGCCGTTGCGGGAAAAATAGATATCGGCGGCCGAGATCTTGAAAGGGTTAAGCAAATGAAACCGCAAATGATTATGGCCGCGATGCTGGTGCTGGCACCGATCGGTGCCGTATATGCCGCCGAGACTTCCGGCACGATCACTGCAATCAGCAAGAATGCCGATACAATCACGCTATCGGACGGCAAGACTTACTCCCTGCCCGAAGGGATCGAAGACACCAAACTCCGCGTCGGGGAGAAGGTCCAGCTAACCTATGCGGACAAGGGCGGTAAGGCGGTTGTCTCCCATCTGGTTCCGCAAAAATGAACATTGCGGCGGCCGGTAATGCCACCGGCCGCCGCATACGGTTGATTACTATCGAGTGCTACGTCAGCGTCCGCTCTAATTCTCAGCTAATTAAACCCGCGTAGTCAAAGCGGGCCAGCCGAACGCCGCCGGCAAAAGAGCGAACATATCGCGCTGCCACCGCAGTCGCGCCATTCAACCGGCGC contains:
- a CDS encoding DUF1344 domain-containing protein, with the translated sequence MSQRSSEASDDLFFRNHAAVAGKIDIGGRDLERVKQMKPQMIMAAMLVLAPIGAVYAAETSGTITAISKNADTITLSDGKTYSLPEGIEDTKLRVGEKVQLTYADKGGKAVVSHLVPQK